A genomic window from Silene latifolia isolate original U9 population chromosome 11, ASM4854445v1, whole genome shotgun sequence includes:
- the LOC141611091 gene encoding ABC transporter C family member 3-like produces MEKLLGFSQIFSLITFKQYPVLNFLKNSIFLRESSILIHSILFFGVIISWLCQHFLRNVHEHNKAYKVHKVTNFWCYNSVFFSSLFLSLYNLILFGINYFYWYDSGWSDDKLVTLLDLAVQVFSWLIISVYLHTKFYHSNAVNFPVLLRIWWGIYLVFSSYCLVIDIVQCSIHNCLPIQVLVSDCVYVISGILFCSSTIFWKVIREDSNGLEPLLNGNGNGNGNVELGNSFKGEKDGIYINASVFSTMTFSWVGSLITKGYKKTLDLEDVPPLSGKDNVEESYEVFKKFMEFPKEGSDKVTTLKLVKSLISTTWVNILLTAILCLLNTLASYVGPYLIETFVQYLNGRRVFKNQGFVLVSAFFVAKLVESFAQRHWFFRLQVIGVRAKAVLIETIYKKSLTLSGRSKQGHTSGEMINLMSVDAEKVGDFTWYMHDPWMVVVQIVLALLLLYKSLGLASIAALVTTIVIMLVNYPLATLGEKYEQNLMKCKDRRMKATSEILKNMRILKLQAWELKFLSKIIELRNVETGWLKKFLYAQAITTFVFWGTPTFVSVVTFGTCMLMGIPLESGKILSALATFRILQEPIYNLPDTISMIIQTKVSLDRIASFLCLDDLDPKTVERLPKVDSEVAVEITEGNFSWDPSVSSPTLKDINLKVHHGMRVAVCGTVGSGKSTLLSCILGEVPKISGFLRMSGSTAYVPQSPWIQSGKIVDNILFGQEMDHERYDKVLEACSLKKDLEILSFGDQTIIGERGINLSGGQKQRIQIARAMYQDADIYLFDDPFSAVDAHTGSHLFKECLLELLKSKTVVYVTHQVEFLPTADLILVMKEGRILQAGKYNDILALGTDFMELVGAHEQALSALDAVEPETEKPVVHMSHSDDKSLKDETITSDRGKADDVVAPEAQLVQDEEREKGRVGLSVYWKFITTAYGGALVPFILFSQILFQVLQILSNYWMAWATPVSADSKPAVDGKTLLLVYVGLAIGSAFCILARATLLVTAAYKTANVLFSKMHSCIFRAPMSFFDATPSGRILNRASTDQSAVDMTIPTQVGAFAFSLIQLLGIIVVMSQVAWQVFVIFIPVTAICVWYQQHYIPSARELCRLSGITKAPVIQHFAETISGATTIRSFNQESRFCKTSIELINGYSRPKFYTAAAMEWLCIRLDLLSSITFASSLIFLISIPVGLIDPGIAGLSVTYGLNLNMLQGWVMWNLCNMENKIISVERILQYTSISSEPPLVVEENRPDPSWPSQGELEIKDLKVRYAPHMPLVLKGISCTFHGGKKTGIVGRTGSGKSTLIQALFRIVEPAAGQIMLDGINICSIGLHDLRSRLSIIPQDPTMFEGTVRSNLDPLEEYSDDQIWEALDKCQLGDEVRKKDGKLDSIVSENGENWSMGQRQLVCLGRVLLKRSKVLVLDEATASVDTATDNLIQQTLREHFSDSTVIIIAHRITSVIDSDMVLLLSHGLVEECDTPSRLLDNKSSSFSKLVAEYASRGNSRVEKVAG; encoded by the exons ATGGAAAAATTACTGGGTTTTTCACAAATCTTCTCTTTAATCACTTTTAAACAATACCCAGTTCTTAATTTTCTTAAAAATTCAATCTTTTTAAGAGAATCATCAATTTTAATACACTCAATTTTGTTTTTTGGTGTTATAATTTCATGGTTATGTCAACATTTTCTAAGAAATGTTCATGAACATAACAAAGCTTACAAAGTTCACAAAGTTACAAACTTTTGGTGTTATAACtctgttttcttttcttcatTATTCCTTTCTTTATATAATCTAATTTTATTTggaattaattatttttattggTATGATTCTGGTTGGTCAGATGATAAATTAGTAACCCTGTTGGATTTAGCAGTTCAGGTTTTTTCTTGGTTGATTATATCTGTTTATTTACACACTAAATTTTACCATTCAAATGCAGTAAATTTTCCTGTTTTACTGAGAATTTGGTGGGGTATTTACCTTGTCTTTTCTTCTTACTGTTTGGTTATTGATATAGTTCAATGTAGCATACACAATTGTTTACCAATTCAAGTTTTGGTATCAGATTGTGTCTATGTTATATCAGGGATTTTGTTTTGTTCGAGCACGATTTTTTGGAAGGTAATTAGGGAGGATAGTAATGGTCTAGAGCCCCTTTTAAATGGTAACGGTAATGGTAATGGTAATGTGGAATTAGGAAATAGTTTTAAAGGCGAAAAAGACGGGATTTATATAAATGCTAGTGTATTTAGTACTATGACATTCAGTTGGGTAGGATCATTGATCACCAAGGGTTATAAGAAAACCTTAGATCTTGAGGATGTTCCTCCGCTTTCGGGTAAAGACAATGTTGAGGAGTCATATGAGGTTTTTAAGAAGTTTATGGAGTTTCCTAAGGAGGGTAGTGATAAGGTGACAACTTTGAAGCTTGTAAAATCCTTGATTTCTACCACTTGGGTGAATATCCTCTTGACTGCTATACTTTGTTTGTTGAATACCTTAGCGTCTTATGTCGGTCCATACCTTATTGAGACCTTTGTTCAATACCTTAATGGGAGGAGGGTTTTTAAGAATCAAGGATTTGTTTTAGTTTCGGCTTTTTTTGTTGCCAAGCTTGTGGAATCCTTTGCTCAGAGGCATTGGTTCTTTAGGCTTCAAGTGATTGGTGTAAGGGCAAAAGCTGTGCTTATTGAGACCATTTATAAGAAGTCGTTGACGTTGTCTGGTCGATCAAAGCAAGGTCATACTAGTGGGGAAATGATCAATTTAATGTCTGTTGATGCGGAGAAGGTAGGTGATTTTACTTGGTATATGCATGATCCTTGGATGGTTGTTGTACAAATAGTACTAGCATTGTTACTTTTGTATAAAAGTCTCGGTCTTGCTTCAATTGCCGCGTTAGTTACTACTATTGTCATCATGCTAGTTAATTATCCCTTAGCAACCTTAGGGGAGAAGTATGAGCAGAACCTAATGAAGTGTAAGGATAGGAGAATGAAAGCTACGTCCGAGATTTTGAAGAACATGAGGATTCTTAAGCTTCAAGCTTGGGAGTTGAAGTTTTTGTCGAAAATTATTGAGTTACGAAATGTGGAGACTGGTTGGTTGAAGAAGTTTCTGTATGCTCAGGCAATAACAACATTTGTTTTCTGGGGTACCCCAACATTTGTCTCTGTGGTGACTTTCGGTACATGTATGCTTATGGGAATTCCTCTTGAGTCGGGGAAGATCTTATCGGCTCTTGCTACGTTCAGGATTCTTCAGGAGCCGATATACAATCTTCCTGACACAATCTCTATGATTATTCAGACAAAAGTTTCGCTTGATAGAATTGCCTCTTTTCTATGCCTTGATGACTTAGACCCGAAAACTGTAGAAAGACTCCCTAAAGTCGACTCTGAGGTCGCAGTTGAGATAACTGAGGGAAACTTTAGCTGGGACCCATCTGTCTCAAGTCCGACATTGAAGGACATTAATCTTAAAGTTCACCATGGCATGAGGGTAGCAGTTTGTGGTACAGTTGGTTCGGGGAAATCAACCTTACTGTCATGTATACTGGGAGAAGTACCGAAGATTTCTGGATTTCTAAGAATGAGTGGATCAACTGCTTATGTTCCACAATCCCCTTGGATTCAGAGTGGCAAGATAGTCGATAACATTTTGTTCGGCCAGGAAATGGATCATGAAAGATATGATAAGGTCTTAGAAGCATGTTCATTGAAGAAGGATTTGGAGATTTTGTCTTTCGGAGACCAGACTATTATTGGCGAGAGAGGTATTAATTTGAGTGGTGGTCAGAAACAAAGGATACAAATTGCGCGTGCTATGTACCAAGACGCGGACATATATCTATTTGATGATCCTTTTAGTGCCGTTGATGCTCACACTGGCAGTCATCTGTTTAAG GAGTGTCTGCTTGAGCTTTTAAAGTCCAAGACTGTAGTATATGTCACACACCAAGTTGAATTCTTGCCTACTGCAGATCTGATCTTG GTCATGAAAGAAGGGAGGATATTGCAAGCTGGAAAATACAATGATATACTCGCTTTAGGAACCGACTTCATGGAACTTGTTGGAGCACATGAACAAGCCTTGTCTGCCCTTGATGCAGTTGAGCCTGAAACAGAAAAGCCGGTAGTTCATATGTCTCATAGTGATGATAAATCCTTAAAGGATGAAACCATTACTTCTGACAGAGGAAAAGCCGATGATGTAGTTGCGCCTGAAGCCCAACTTGTGCAAGATGAAGAGAGGGAGAAAGGCAGAGTTGGACTTTCGGTTTATTGGAAGTTCATCACAACAGCATATGGGGGAGCTTTGGTGCCCTTCATATTATTCTCTCAGATTCTGTTTCAGGTTCTTCAAATCTTAAGTAACTATTGGATGGCTTGGGCAACTCCTGTCTCGGCTGATTCTAAACCCGCTGTGGATGGTAAAACTCTGCTGTTAGTTTATGTCGGTTTAGCCATTGGAAGTGCCTTTTGTATCCTTGCAAGGGCAACCCTACTTGTGACCGCAGCATACAAGACTGCGAATGTGCTTTTCAGTAAAATGCACTCTTGCATCTTTCGTGCTCCAATGTCGTTTTTTGATGCTACCCCAAGTGGGCGGATCTTAAATCGGGCATCTACAGATCAAAGTGCTGTTGATATGACTATTCCGACTCAAGTTGGTGCATTTGCGTTCTCTTTGATTCAACTGTTGGGAATTATTGTGGTGATGTCACAAGTCGCTTGGCAGGTTTTCGTAATTTTCATACCTGTCACTGCAATCTGCGTGTGGTACCAG CAACATTATATACCATCAGCACGAGAACTTTGTCGATTGAGTGGAATTACTAAAGCTCCAGTGATCCAGCACTTTGCTGAGACTATATCAGGAGCAACAACAATTCGGAGCTTCAATCAGGAATCAAGATTCTGTAAAACAAGCATTGAGCTTATTAATGGATATTCAAGACCAAAGTTTTACACTGCTGCTGCAATGGAATGGCTTTGCATTCGCTTGGACTTATTGTCGTCAATTACATTTGCCTCTTCTTTGATCTTTCTGATATCCATTCCAGTCGGATTGATTGACCCTG GAATTGCTGGCCTCTCTGTCACATATGGACTCAATTTGAACATGCTACAAGGTTGGGTGATGTGGAATTTATGTAATATGGAGAATAAAATCATATCAGTTGAGAGAATCCTTCAATACACTTCTATATCAAGCGAGCCTCCGCTTGTCGTAGAAGAGAATAGGCCAGACCCATCTTGGCCTTCTCAGGGAGAACTCGAAATTAAAGACCTTAAG GTTCGTTATGCTCCACATATGCCGCTTGTGTTAAAGGGTATTTCATGTACCTTCCACGGAGGAAAAAAGACTGGCATTGTAGGAAGAACTGGCAGTGGTAAATCGACCCTCATTCAGGCACTGTTTCGCATTGTTGAGCCTGCTGCTGGACAGATTATGTTGGATGGGATTAACATATGTTCAATTGGGCTACATGATTTACGATCCAGATTAAGTATCATCCCACAGGATCCGACTATGTTTGAAGGGACTGTCCGAAGCAACTTGGATCCACTTGAAGAGTACAGTGATGATCAAATATGGGAG GCCCTTGACAAATGCCAGCTTGGGGACGAAGTCAGAAAGAAAGACGGAAAGCTTGATTCAATAG TTTCGGAAAATGGTGAGAATTGGAGTATGGGCCAGAGGCAGCTAGTGTGCCTAGGCCGGGTGCTTCTTAAGAGAAGCAAAGTACTGGTTCTCGATGAAGCCACAGCATCAGTCGACACTGCAACCGATAATCTTATTCAACAAACATTAAGGGAACATTTCTCAGATTCGACAGTGATTATTATTGCACACAGGATCACATCAGTTATTGATAGTGATATGGTGTTGCTCTTAAGCCATGGACTTGTCGAGGAATGTGATACCCCCTCAAGGTTGCTAGACAACAAGTCATCGTCTTTCTCAAAACTTGTTGCTGAGTACGCGTCAAGGGGAAATTCTCGTGTAGAGAAAGTAGCTGGCTAA
- the LOC141611093 gene encoding uncharacterized protein LOC141611093 produces MASHGQSYRAGEATGRAEEKTEQVMGRTRAATGAMKDKTTDAAQAAKDKTSSMAQTTKDKAQETKDQSGSYLSEKAQAAKDSASGAAQATKEKASEMAESAKETAEAGRDKTGGLLQRTGEQVKSMAQGAADAVKHTFGMADEDEDLAPRDGRGRTTTTTHDDVTGRGRTTTNTTPTTRDQFGL; encoded by the exons ATGGCTTCTCATGGACAGAGTTACCGTGCTGGCGAAGCTACCGGCCGAGCCGAG GAGAAAACGGAGCAAGTGATGGGGAGGACAAGGGCAGCAACCGGAGCCATGAAAGACAAGACAACCGACGCAGCCCAAGCCGCAAAGGACAAGACATCAAGCATGGCCCAAACCACAAAAGACAAGGCCCAAGAAACCAAGGACCAAAGTGGGAGCTACCTCTCCGAAAAAGCCCAAGCCGCCAAGGACAGCGCCTCAGGAGCGGCACAAGCCACCAAGGAAAAGGCATCCGAGATGGCCGAGTCCGCTAAGGAAACGGCCGAGGCCGGTAGGGACAAGACTGGTGGGTTACTTCAAAGGACTGGTGAACAAGTCAAGAGTATGGCTCAAGGCGCTGCTGACGCCGTTAAGCATACTTTTGGGATGGCTGATGAGGATGAAGACCTCGCGCCCCGTGATGGACGCGGGCGTACCACTACTACTACCCATGACGATGTCACAGGACGCGGGCGTACCACTACTAATACTACCCCTACTACTAGAGATCAGTTTGGGTTATGA
- the LOC141611095 gene encoding ABC transporter C family member 3-like: MSRTHAYSIRLAILKTDCKPLLVIFRRKLVFCLHYSNNMETETMSPFLKAGFFSTLTFSWVGSLITKGYKKPLDLKDIPRLSGRDDVNESYVIFSNYLDSAVNGHQGKEKKVTTIHLVKSLIFTTRADILWTALFCLLYALSSYVGPYLINNFVQYLNGKRNFKHEGWVLVSGFFVAKIVECVAQRHRFFRLQVLGVRAKSVLMERIYRKGLTLSCRSKQGQTSGEMINLLAVDADRVGEFSWYLHDPWMVILQVGIAMVILYQSLGMASIASFIATVVVMLANYPLSTFIKRYQKKLMESKDMRMKTTSEILKNMRILKLQAWEMKFLSKIFELRNTETKWLKRFLYTFALTTVLFFITPTFVSVTSFATCVLIGVPLESGKILSALATFKILQEPIYSLPDTVSMIVQTKVSLDRITSFLCLDDLDPDTVEKLPTGESEVAVVVEDGNFSWDPSAPGMTLKDINLKVQIGMNVAVCGTVGSGKSTLISCLLGEVPKISGILRLNGSTAYVPQSPWIQSGTIVDNILFGSKMDEGRYDSVLESCALKKDFEILPFGDLTVIGERGINLSGGQKQRIQIARALYQDADIYLFDDPFSAVDAHTGSHLFKECLLRLLQSKTVIYVTHQVEFLPAADLILVMKDGMILQAGKYNDILASGTDFIELVGAHEQALSSIDPIPINESDLESHDPHSSRFSVDGEINDDQSIKPEVPRQLVEEEEREKGRVGISVYIKYITAVYKGALVPFILLCQVLFAVLQILGNYWLAWATPASSKSHSPVNSKTLLTVYCYLAIGSAACILARSTLLATVSFKTATLLFSKMHSCIFRAPMSFFDATPSGRILNRVSTDQTAVDIFIATQIGSFAFSLIQLVAIIILMSQVAWEVFVIFVPVTAISLWYQQYYIPSARELSRLIGVTKAPVIQHFSETISGATTIRSFNQEHRFCEASMELINSNSRPKFYGSAVMQWLSIRLDLLSSVIFVCSLIVLISLPVGVIHPGIAGLVVAYGLSLNISQGLVIRNLCNMENRIISVERILQYTSITSEPPLVIDENRPDKSWPFNGEVEIQDLEVRYAAHLPLVLKGITCTFGGGKKSGIVGRTGSGKSTLIQALFRIVEPAAGQIIIDGINISTIGLHDLRSSLSIIPQDPTMFQGTVRTNLDPLEEYTDDQIWEALEKCQLAEEVRKKEGKLDSIVTENGENWSMGQRQLVCLGRVLLKKSKVLVLDEATASVDTATDNLIQQTLKEHFCDSTVIIIAHRITSVIDSHTVVLLSQGLVEECDSPLRLLEDHSSGFAKLVAEYTSRSNARAEDQD; the protein is encoded by the exons ATGTCGAGGACTCATGCCTATTCAATAAGATTGGCTATTTTGAAGACAGACTGCAAGCCCCTTTT GGTGATTTTCAGGAGAAAACTAGTCTTCTGTCTTCATTATTCTAACAACATGGAAACTGAAACAATGAGTCCATTTCTGAAAGCTGGATTCTTCAGTACTTTAACATTTTCATGGGTAGGTTCTTTAATCACCAAGGGTTATAAGAAACCCTTGGATCTTAAAGACATTCCTCGTCTTTCGGGTAGAGATGATGTTAATGAATCTTATGTGATTTTCAGTAACTATTTGGATTCTGCAGTGAATGGTCATCAGGGTAAAGAAAAGAAGGTGACGACGATTCATCTTGTGAAATCTTTGATCTTTACAACCAGGGCAGATATTTTATGGACTGCATTGTTCTGTCTCTTGTATGCATTGTCTTCTTATGTGGGTCCATATCTTATAAACAACTTTGTTCAATACCTTAATGGGAAGAGAAACTTTAAGCATGAAGGATGGGTTTTGGTTTCGGGATTTTTTGTTGCGAAAATTGTGGAGTGTGTTGCTCAAAGGCATAGGTTTTTTAGGCTTCAAGTGCTTGGGGTTAGAGCAAAATCAGTGCTTATGGAGAGAATCTATAGAAAGGGGTTGACATTGTCGTGTCGGTCAAAGCAAGGTCAAACGAGCGGGGAGATGATTAATTTGTTGGCGGTTGATGCTGATAGGGTTGGTGAGTTTAGTTGGTATTTGCATGATCCATGGATGGTCATCTTGCAGGTTGGAATAGCCATGGTGATTCTGTATCAGAGTTTGGGCATGGCATCAATTGCTTCATTTATCGCGACAGTAGTCGTAATGCTGGCTAATTACCCTTTATCAACCTTTATAAAGAGGTATCAAAAGAAATTAATGGAGTCTAAGGACATGAGGATGAAGACTACATCCGAGATTTTGAAGAACATGCGGATTTTGAAGTTACAGGCTTGGGAAATGAAATTCCTGTCTAAAATTTTCGAGTTAAGAAATACTGAGACTAAATGGTTGAAGAGGTTTCTCTATACTTTTGCTTTAACAACAGTTCTTTTCTTTATCACCCCAACTTTTGTATCTGTCACTAGTTTCGCCACTTGTGTACTCATAGGAGTCCCTCTAGAATCAGGGAAGATTTTATCAGCACTCGCGACATTCAAGATTCTTCAGGAACCCATTTACTCTCTTCCTGACACGGTCTCTATGATAGTTCAGACAAAAGTGTCCCTTGATAGAATCACCTCGTTCCTCTGCCTTGACGATCTGGACCCTGATACTGTAGAGAAGCTTCCAACAGGTGAATCTGAGGTGGCAGTCGTGGTAGAAGACGGAAACTTTAGTTGGGATCCTTCAGCACCAGGGATGACATTGAAAGACATCAACCTTAAGGTTCAAATTGGCATGAATGTAGCAGTGTGTGGGACAGTTGGTTCAGGAAAATCGACCTTAATCTCGTGTTTACTAGGAGAAGTGCCAAAGATTTCCGGGATTTTAAGATTGAATGGATCAACAGCATATGTACCACAGTCACCATGGATTCAAAGTGGCACAATCGTCGATAACATTCTATTTGGTAGCAAGATGGATGAAGGCAGATATGACAGTGTATTAGAATCATGTGCCTTGAAGAAGGATTTTGAGATTCTGCCCTTCGGCGATTTAACAGTTATTGGTGAAAGGGGGATTAATTTAAGTGGCGGTCAGAAGCAAAGAATTCAGATAGCCCGCGCTTTGTACCAAGATGCTGATATCTATTTGTTTGACGATCCTTTTAGCGCTGTTGATGCTCACACCGGCAGTCATCTGTTCAAG GAGTGTCTGCTTCGGCTTTTACAGTCGAAAACTGTGATATATGTCACCCATCAAGTGGAGTTCTTGCCTGCTGCTGATTTAATCTTG GTGATGAAGGATGGAATGATATTACAAGCAGGAAAGTACAATGACATTCTCGCTTCAGGAACCGACTTCATAGAACTAGTAGGAGCTCATGAACAAGCCTTGTCCTCAATTGATCCAATCCCAATCAACGAATCTGACCTAGAATCCCATGACCCACATAGCAGTCGGTTCTCTGTGGATGGGGAAATCAATGATGATCAGAGCATTAAACCGGAAGTTCCAAGACAACtggtggaagaagaagagagggAAAAGGGGAGAGTCGGAATTTCAGTGTACATTAAATACATAACAGCGGTATACAAAGGAGCTTTGGTTCCCTTCATATTATTATGTCAGGTTTTATTTGCAGTTCTTCAGATCTTAGGGAATTATTGGTTGGCCTGGGCAACTCCGGCCTCATCTAAATCGCACTCGCCTGTTAATTCAAAGACTTTGTTAACCGTTTATTGTTACTTGGCTATTGGAAGTGCGGCTTGCATCTTAGCCAGATCTACCCTTCTTGCTACTGTCTCATTCAAGACTGCAACTTTACTTTTCAGTAAGATGCATTCCTGCATTTTCCGAGCTCCTATGTCATTTTTCGATGCTACTCCCAGTGGTCGGATCTTGAATCGT GTTTCGACAGATCAAACTGCAGTGGATATATTCATTGCAACTCAAATTGGTTCGTTTGCATTCTCATTGATCCAACTTGTAGCAATCATAATACTGATGTCACAAGTCGCGTGGGAGGTTTTCGTGATATTCGTTCCTGTTACTGCAATCTCACTCTGGTACCAG CAATACTATATACCTTCAGCTCGGGAACTTAGCCGACTTATTGGAGTAACTAAAGCTCCAGTAATCCAACATTTTTCTGAGACTATATCTGGAGCAACTACTATAAGAAGCTTTAATCAAGAACACAGATTTTGTGAAGCAAGTATGGAACTCATAAATTCAAATTCTCGGCCTAAGTTCTACGGCTCAGCAGTAATGCAATGGTTGAGCATTCGCCTGGATTTGCTGTCTTCGGTCATATTTGTCTGTTCTTTGATAGTTTTGATCTCACTTCCTGTCGGAGTCATTCATCCAG GAATTGCAGGTCTGGTTGTGGCATATGGGCTGAGTTTGAACATTTCGCAGGGTTTGGTGATCCGGAATTTGTGTAATATGGAGAATAGAATCATATCAGTAGAGAGAATTCTTCAGTATACTTCTATAACTAGTGAGCCACCCCTTGTTATAGACGAAAACAGGCCAGATAAATCATGGCCGTTTAACGGAGAGGTTGAGATTCAAGACCTTGAG GTTCGGTATGCGGCGCACCTGCCACTTGTACTGAAAGGAATTACATGCACTTTTGGGGGAGGAAAAAAGAGTGGGATTGTAGGGAGGACAGGAAGTGGTAAATCAACATTAATACAAGCTCTTTTCCGGATTGTTGAGCCTGCTGCTGGTCAGATAATCATAGATGGTATTAACATTTCGACAATCGGACTCCATGATTTACGCTCTAGTTTAAGCATCATCCCTCAAGATCCTACCATGTTCCAAGGGACTGTCCGAACCAACTTGGATCCGCTTGAGGAGTACACTGATGATCAAATTTGGGAG GCACTCGAAAAATGCCAACTTGCGGAGGAAGTgagaaagaaagaaggaaaacTCGATTCAATAG TGACTGAGAATGGAGAAAACTGGAGTATGGGGCAAAGGCAACTAGTATGTCTCGGCCGAGTACTTCTCAAGAAAAGCAAAGTACTGGTTCTCGACGAAGCCACAGCATCCGTGGACACAGCCACCGATAACTTAATCCAGCAGACCTTAAAGGAACACTTCTGTGACTCGACTGTGATTATTATCGCACATAGGATAACATCAGTTATTGACAGTCATACGGTGGTGCTTCTTAGTCAAGGGCTTGTCGAGGAATGCGACTCTCCCTTGAGATTACTTGAAGATCACTCTTCTGGATTTGCTAAACTTGTTGCTGAGTATACATCTAGGTCTAATGCTAGAGCTGAGGATCAAGATTAA